From the genome of Culicoidibacter larvae, one region includes:
- a CDS encoding PTS sugar transporter subunit IIC, with translation MKKFFDLMERVLMPIAAKIGGQRHMAAIRDAFSTLMAPLIIGSLAVLVNTFPVPGFQEFMTATFGEVWMLPGVLIQNMTMGILGLLVALSLGYHLGRSYKLDGFTSSFMAAITFLILSAMTEDRSAILFNWIGAKGLFLAMISSILAIEVFRFIVSRGWTIKMPEGVPPAVSKGFIALVPAIVIFTAAGLIAAVAFSLTGGLSVAELMYKTLQAPFQEMSNSLISVCLLMFARGFLWFFGIHGTNVLSGLTNSMLLPNMEANIAAFAAGNPIPNIATTSFTDAFVSMGGTGVGLALIIAILIASKNKASRDLAIGSTPGGLFNINEPIMYGMPVVLNPMLLIPFLLTPVLCVIIAWIATEIGLVPRTVAMIPWNMPIIIGGFLATGGSISGAILQVVNIAVSVLVYIPFVKLNDRVAVKEMADAEAKTEAENAAVENTVQANAE, from the coding sequence ATGAAAAAATTTTTCGACTTAATGGAAAGAGTTTTGATGCCGATTGCAGCAAAAATAGGTGGGCAACGGCACATGGCAGCAATTCGTGATGCATTCTCTACATTGATGGCGCCATTAATTATTGGTTCATTGGCGGTATTGGTAAATACTTTTCCGGTACCAGGATTCCAAGAATTCATGACGGCAACCTTTGGTGAAGTTTGGATGCTTCCGGGTGTTCTGATTCAGAACATGACTATGGGTATTCTTGGTTTATTAGTTGCCTTGTCATTAGGGTATCATCTTGGGCGCAGCTATAAGTTAGATGGTTTTACATCTTCATTTATGGCGGCAATTACTTTCTTAATTTTATCTGCAATGACTGAAGATCGTTCAGCAATCTTGTTCAACTGGATTGGTGCAAAGGGATTATTCTTGGCAATGATTTCCAGTATTCTGGCTATTGAGGTATTCCGCTTTATTGTTTCGCGTGGCTGGACTATCAAAATGCCTGAGGGGGTTCCGCCAGCAGTTTCTAAAGGGTTTATCGCTTTAGTGCCGGCAATTGTTATCTTTACTGCTGCAGGACTTATAGCAGCAGTGGCATTTAGTTTAACTGGCGGTTTATCAGTGGCTGAGTTGATGTATAAGACACTTCAGGCACCATTCCAGGAAATGAGTAATTCACTAATTTCAGTTTGTTTGCTTATGTTTGCTCGTGGTTTCTTATGGTTCTTCGGTATTCATGGTACCAATGTTTTGAGTGGCTTGACTAATAGTATGTTGTTACCGAACATGGAAGCAAACATTGCCGCTTTTGCAGCGGGCAATCCAATTCCGAATATTGCTACTACCTCATTTACTGATGCTTTTGTTAGTATGGGTGGTACCGGTGTAGGGTTAGCATTAATTATTGCAATTTTAATTGCCAGTAAAAATAAGGCTTCGCGAGATTTGGCTATTGGTTCAACACCAGGTGGTTTGTTTAATATCAATGAGCCAATTATGTATGGGATGCCGGTAGTTTTAAATCCAATGCTGCTTATTCCGTTCTTATTGACACCGGTGCTGTGTGTCATTATTGCTTGGATAGCGACTGAGATTGGTTTGGTACCAAGAACGGTAGCAATGATACCGTGGAACATGCCAATTATTATTGGTGGCTTCTTGGCGACTGGTGGCAGTATTAGTGGTGCTATTCTGCAAGTTGTCAATATTGCCGTATCAGTATTAGTATACATTCCGTTTGTCAAATTGAATGATAGAGTAGCTGTTAAAGAAATGGCAGATGCAGAAGCTAAAACTGAAGCAGAAAATGCGGCAGTTGAGAATACTGTACAAGCAAATGCAGAGTAA
- a CDS encoding carbohydrate deacetylase — protein sequence MNVKKLIINADDFGYTPAVTQGIIEAHKNGVVTSTTALTVSEFFLPAMEIATICAPTLPIGVHLTLTLNKGKPILPLHLISSLVDEEGCFWNQNTFVDKVNIDEVYLEWDAQIVQFFKSGKRPDHIDSHHNVHGKNEQLFRVAAKLADKYNLPLRNPSRSPETAFLNDLDLPVRTPDKILPQFYGAGATFENLEVILDGIAASNDELFEINAHPAFVDHHLLAVSSYAYERVHELDILTSPEAKAAIEKREIVLTNYEVLK from the coding sequence ATGAATGTTAAAAAACTAATTATTAATGCCGATGATTTTGGTTATACACCGGCTGTAACACAAGGGATTATCGAGGCGCATAAAAATGGTGTAGTAACGTCTACCACCGCATTGACAGTCTCAGAGTTTTTTTTACCGGCAATGGAGATTGCGACAATTTGTGCACCAACATTACCGATAGGTGTTCACTTAACCCTAACTTTAAATAAGGGAAAACCTATTTTACCGCTTCATCTAATCTCCTCTTTAGTAGATGAAGAAGGGTGTTTTTGGAATCAGAATACATTTGTAGATAAAGTCAATATTGATGAAGTCTACTTAGAATGGGATGCACAGATTGTCCAATTCTTCAAAAGCGGGAAGCGACCGGATCATATTGATTCACATCATAATGTTCATGGTAAAAATGAGCAACTGTTTCGGGTAGCAGCAAAACTTGCTGATAAATATAACTTGCCGCTCAGAAATCCTTCGCGAAGTCCGGAAACAGCATTTCTGAATGATTTAGACTTGCCGGTTCGGACGCCGGACAAAATACTGCCGCAATTCTATGGAGCCGGGGCAACATTTGAAAATCTTGAGGTTATTCTTGATGGCATTGCCGCAAGCAATGATGAGTTGTTTGAAATCAATGCCCATCCAGCCTTTGTAGACCATCATCTGTTGGCAGTATCAAGTTATGCTTATGAGCGAGTTCATGAACTCGATATTCTAACATCACCTGAAGCAAAGGCTGCAATAGAAAAAAGAGAGATAGTGCTGACGAACTATGAAGTTCTTAAGTAG
- a CDS encoding YoaK family protein: protein MKFLSSNSSKATFITCLSTFILGYINAYSLLFENSSLVSPQTGNLVNLGIKLSQGFSAGLLTNLMIFSGFGIGCFLAPWLLSKVKNKQIEFFLTWTVFVAPIWINLLFINTITPLFSILLLSFVSGVGLCFFRKINQLDLNNNIMTGNLKNMYAALFEVTILKKVEKYKTILEYALIIFLFFIGTFIAGLLSSYGAFVTLVIIVGLSLVPYLFNLKALVSLFKQRKDVNNIV, encoded by the coding sequence ATGAAGTTCTTAAGTAGCAACTCTTCAAAAGCAACATTTATAACCTGTCTTTCAACATTTATTCTAGGCTATATTAATGCATACTCATTGCTTTTTGAAAACAGTAGTCTGGTAAGTCCGCAAACCGGCAATCTAGTCAACCTGGGAATCAAGTTATCACAAGGTTTTAGTGCCGGATTACTTACCAATCTTATGATTTTCAGCGGTTTCGGTATTGGTTGCTTTCTAGCCCCTTGGCTGCTTAGTAAAGTGAAGAACAAACAAATAGAATTTTTTCTGACATGGACCGTTTTCGTTGCTCCAATATGGATTAACCTATTGTTCATCAATACAATAACACCATTATTCAGTATATTGTTGCTCAGTTTTGTATCTGGTGTAGGGCTATGTTTCTTCAGAAAAATCAATCAGCTTGATCTCAATAATAATATTATGACCGGAAATCTCAAAAACATGTATGCCGCATTATTTGAGGTCACAATTTTAAAAAAAGTAGAGAAGTATAAAACTATTCTTGAATATGCTCTTATTATCTTCTTATTTTTTATCGGAACATTTATTGCCGGACTGCTTTCTTCGTACGGAGCATTCGTCACTCTGGTCATTATTGTAGGATTAAGTTTAGTACCGTATCTCTTCAATCTAAAAGCGCTAGTAAGTTTATTCAAGCAACGCAAAGATGTGAATAATATTGTATAG